The following coding sequences are from one Virgibacillus necropolis window:
- a CDS encoding winged helix-turn-helix transcriptional regulator, whose protein sequence is MEKVPEECRVEDALGILVGKWKPVILLHLMQNGTKRFSELKRSLPGITQKMLTKQLRELEGEDIVRRVVYPQVPPKVEYSITEYGMGLEPILEAIHEWGTKHTVHKMEKRKQASL, encoded by the coding sequence ATGGAAAAAGTACCAGAAGAATGCCGGGTCGAGGATGCGTTAGGTATTTTAGTCGGAAAATGGAAACCGGTAATTTTGTTACATTTAATGCAGAACGGCACGAAACGATTTAGTGAACTTAAACGTAGCTTACCCGGAATCACACAGAAGATGTTAACCAAACAATTGCGGGAACTAGAGGGTGAAGACATTGTTAGACGCGTGGTATACCCACAGGTTCCGCCTAAAGTAGAGTATTCTATTACTGAATACGGCATGGGCTTGGAACCAATTTTAGAAGCCATCCACGAATGGGGAACAAAACATACAGTCCATAAGATGGAGAAAAGAAAGCAAGCGAGTCTGTAA